From Calothrix sp. PCC 6303, a single genomic window includes:
- a CDS encoding FtsW/RodA/SpoVE family cell cycle protein: MKILRRLIPFLDDSVNTWALEARLLRWLTLIWLFIGLVMLFSASYPSAGIRYFQLQLVWVVVGLVASNIFINLPLRRLSNISHWFIILLLLLIFVTLIPGLGKSDLGAARRLLGPLPIQPSELIKPFLVIQSARLFGQWEKVSWKVRGFWLSIFTLIVLGILAQPNLSTASLCGMTIWLIALAAGLPYKYLGGTAFGGILLATLSISIREYQRKRVMSFLNPWADATGNGYQLVQSLLAVGSGGRWGAGFGQSIQKLSYLPIQDTDFIFSVFAEEFGFVGCMVLFTLLALYATLGLIVAFKAKNQVYRLIAIGITTVMVGQSLLHIGVTTGALPTTGLPLPLFSYGGNSMIASLVSAGLLIRVARESSEAEVVPINQEVSRVKRRRTTTTR; this comes from the coding sequence ACCTGGGCGCTAGAAGCGCGATTATTACGCTGGCTGACACTAATTTGGTTATTTATTGGCTTAGTGATGCTATTTTCTGCATCCTATCCCTCAGCTGGAATTCGCTACTTCCAACTACAGTTAGTCTGGGTAGTAGTGGGTTTGGTGGCATCCAACATTTTTATCAATTTGCCGTTGCGCCGCCTGTCTAATATTTCCCACTGGTTCATTATCCTTTTACTGTTACTAATTTTTGTCACCTTAATACCCGGATTAGGTAAAAGTGATTTGGGTGCAGCCCGTCGTTTATTAGGACCATTACCAATCCAGCCTTCAGAATTAATTAAACCCTTTTTAGTGATCCAAAGCGCCCGGTTATTTGGACAATGGGAAAAAGTTAGTTGGAAAGTGCGAGGATTTTGGTTAAGTATTTTTACGCTAATTGTGCTAGGAATTCTCGCTCAACCCAACCTGAGTACAGCATCCCTTTGTGGAATGACAATTTGGCTAATTGCCCTAGCCGCCGGACTCCCATATAAATACTTGGGTGGAACTGCCTTCGGTGGTATCCTCCTGGCAACATTGAGCATTAGTATCCGCGAATATCAACGCAAGCGGGTAATGTCGTTCCTAAATCCTTGGGCAGATGCCACTGGTAACGGATATCAATTGGTACAAAGCTTATTGGCAGTAGGTTCAGGCGGAAGATGGGGGGCAGGATTTGGACAATCGATCCAAAAGTTATCTTATCTGCCAATTCAAGATACTGATTTTATCTTTTCTGTATTTGCAGAAGAATTTGGCTTTGTTGGTTGCATGGTGTTATTTACGTTACTTGCCCTCTATGCCACCTTGGGTTTAATAGTTGCCTTCAAAGCTAAAAATCAAGTATATCGACTAATTGCGATTGGTATTACCACGGTGATGGTAGGTCAATCTTTGCTACATATTGGTGTAACCACAGGTGCATTACCCACAACAGGTTTACCTTTACCTTTATTTAGTTATGGAGGTAATTCGATGATTGCTAGCTTAGTTTCAGCTGGATTACTAATTCGTGTAGCGAGGGAAAGTAGCGAAGCGGAAGTAGTACCAATTAATCAAGAAGTGTCACGAGTCAAGCGTAGGCGCACCACAACTACAAGGTAA
- a CDS encoding Rho termination factor N-terminal domain-containing protein encodes MSLSNVGNLMCLYRTEIKPGKATNVPDFQIKAAAKALIESGGRNWVPVIVKEIAEDEYQVIGNSFVYAIAEEVNLERVWCIVTDSSDKTSELTSILTGELIPKVNLSTATRDEIQSALEYLIEKPNTELKGIKLAIATNRIDEAPRQSWENLEPITNLKCGITKGKKLDALKEVFYLTPEPSSEVITKKVTTDANQGLNNLTTTQLKNMAKDKKIPGYSKKKKQELVALLSVS; translated from the coding sequence ATGAGTTTAAGTAATGTCGGAAATTTGATGTGTCTTTACAGAACTGAAATTAAACCAGGGAAAGCCACAAATGTACCAGATTTTCAAATTAAAGCAGCAGCAAAAGCATTAATTGAATCAGGTGGACGTAATTGGGTTCCAGTGATTGTGAAAGAAATTGCCGAAGATGAATATCAAGTTATTGGTAACTCTTTTGTTTATGCGATCGCTGAGGAAGTAAACTTAGAAAGAGTATGGTGCATTGTTACAGATTCTAGTGATAAAACATCTGAATTAACCAGCATTTTGACTGGTGAGTTAATACCTAAAGTTAATTTATCAACTGCAACCAGAGATGAAATTCAATCAGCCTTAGAATATTTGATTGAAAAACCTAATACTGAGTTAAAAGGAATAAAATTGGCGATTGCCACTAATCGTATTGATGAGGCTCCACGTCAAAGCTGGGAAAACTTAGAGCCGATTACAAACTTGAAATGTGGCATCACTAAGGGGAAGAAATTGGATGCACTTAAAGAGGTTTTTTACCTAACTCCTGAACCTAGCTCAGAAGTTATTACAAAGAAAGTGACAACAGATGCTAATCAGGGATTAAATAATTTGACAACTACACAACTTAAAAATATGGCAAAAGATAAAAAAATACCTGGATATAGCAAGAAAAAAAAGCAAGAGCTAGTTGCCTTATTATCAGTAAGTTAA
- a CDS encoding LEVG family PEP-CTERM protein: MKKLTSIAKIATATTISIGALSISSAAHAASFNSFDLGAEGEVALTNNGSTCLSNATCLQTSPFGFTVTSLDYDGTSSSSNKPSLLFSDNRDTANTYATKSGNFGITFFGQDNATVDEGTNTTLGEYWLRPVAVDKKGKPLEKGRLETGLFKFDFQETVSKLVLNLFDVEYADSTKVIKINGVAQTLASLVAAGDLGDSNIQQITLRNVDNFEIQLGQLGPNSDPNGTSFNTGDGVALQGTAVPEPGVNASLGALGLAAMFGLNRRRNSKAVKFN, from the coding sequence ATGAAAAAGTTAACATCAATCGCTAAAATCGCAACTGCTACCACCATCAGTATTGGTGCTTTAAGTATCTCCTCTGCAGCACATGCAGCAAGCTTTAACAGCTTTGATTTGGGTGCAGAAGGTGAAGTTGCACTGACGAATAATGGTTCTACTTGCCTTTCCAACGCAACTTGTTTACAAACATCACCTTTTGGTTTCACAGTTACAAGTCTTGATTATGATGGCACCAGTTCCAGCAGCAACAAACCCAGTCTTTTATTCTCAGATAACAGAGACACTGCTAACACCTACGCAACAAAATCAGGTAACTTTGGTATTACTTTCTTCGGTCAAGATAATGCCACTGTAGATGAAGGAACTAACACTACACTAGGTGAATACTGGCTACGTCCAGTTGCTGTAGACAAGAAAGGTAAACCATTAGAAAAAGGTCGCTTGGAAACTGGTTTATTCAAGTTTGATTTCCAGGAAACCGTGTCAAAATTAGTTTTGAACTTGTTTGATGTTGAGTACGCGGACTCCACTAAAGTCATCAAAATTAATGGTGTAGCTCAAACACTCGCATCGCTTGTAGCTGCTGGTGATCTTGGTGATAGCAATATTCAACAAATCACATTGAGAAATGTTGACAATTTTGAAATTCAACTAGGTCAATTAGGTCCCAACTCCGATCCAAATGGTACCAGTTTCAACACTGGCGATGGTGTTGCACTCCAAGGTACAGCGGTTCCTGAACCTGGTGTGAATGCAAGCTTGGGTGCTTTAGGTTTGGCTGCAATGTTTGGTTTGAATCGTCGCCGCAACAGCAAAGCTGTTAAGTTCAACTAA
- the rplT gene encoding 50S ribosomal protein L20: MTRVKRGNVARKRRKKILKLAKGFRGSHSTLFRTANQQVMKALRSSYRDRKKKKRDFRRLWIARINAAARLHGLSYSKLIGNLKKVNVNLNRKMLAQLAVLDPAGFSKVAELASQAK; encoded by the coding sequence ATGACACGGGTAAAACGCGGTAATGTTGCTCGCAAACGCCGCAAAAAGATTCTGAAATTAGCTAAAGGTTTTCGTGGTTCTCACTCAACTTTGTTTAGAACCGCAAACCAACAGGTAATGAAAGCGCTTCGCAGTTCATACCGCGATCGCAAAAAGAAAAAAAGAGACTTCCGCCGTTTGTGGATTGCTCGGATCAATGCCGCAGCACGTCTACACGGGTTGAGCTATAGCAAGTTGATCGGAAATCTGAAAAAGGTAAACGTCAACCTGAACCGCAAAATGCTGGCACAACTGGCTGTACTAGACCCTGCTGGTTTTAGCAAGGTTGCAGAACTCGCTAGCCAAGCAAAATAA
- a CDS encoding GNAT family N-acetyltransferase produces the protein MDKAEKIGDMIRDATESDLPRIVEIYNASIPGRMATADTVSVTVESRQSWFLQHNCTNRPLWVLERELVSDANSYEIIAWISLNSFYGRPAYNKTAEFSLYVAPGYQHQGVGSYLLQAIIDSCGKFDVNTLLGFIFGHNIPSLRLCEKFGFNRWGLLPDVAELDSQKRDLVIMGLKIKNQHITAKR, from the coding sequence ATGGATAAAGCGGAAAAGATCGGTGATATGATTCGAGATGCTACAGAATCGGATTTGCCGCGAATTGTGGAAATTTACAATGCCTCAATTCCTGGAAGGATGGCAACTGCGGATACAGTGTCAGTCACAGTAGAAAGTCGCCAAAGTTGGTTTTTGCAGCATAATTGCACAAATCGTCCACTATGGGTATTGGAACGTGAATTGGTATCCGATGCTAATAGTTATGAGATAATTGCTTGGATTAGCCTTAACTCATTTTACGGTCGCCCAGCTTATAATAAAACGGCTGAGTTTAGTTTGTATGTTGCCCCAGGTTATCAACACCAAGGTGTTGGCTCCTATTTGTTACAAGCAATAATTGATAGTTGTGGAAAATTTGACGTAAATACCCTTCTGGGATTCATCTTTGGACATAATATTCCTAGCTTGCGACTGTGTGAAAAATTTGGTTTTAACCGTTGGGGATTACTGCCGGATGTGGCAGAATTAGACAGCCAAAAACGAGATTTAGTAATTATGGGTTTGAAAATAAAGAATCAGCACATAACGGCTAAAAGGTAG
- a CDS encoding AAA family ATPase yields the protein MDSTKLKQALINLPNAAPEPIVCSVFIIPQLLEALGFSSMETVPQFATGNSSDSVDYAVRKNVDNDIFVNTQLNPYLLLEAKGRNINLSPNSAQYKAAVHQIKRYLLAPKSKSAQWGIITNGNHIQLFRKHGKVIHPASTCLEVTPDNVDKIVSAIKQKIDESQRALTVAVYNNKGGVGKTTTTVNLAATLARLGKRTLIIDFDPNQQDLTNSLGLKPKGDTIYSWLVNKNNTPSNELIEQCKFSPKSGVVWQFDIITSDEKLKYSEEHELRRMISPVRLRQALEAFKSKYDYILIDSPPNWRFFSRSAICAADVVLIPTKHNSIFSLENAVSVIKNFVPEIQSQRKDGGPIALPIFFNGESITDAAKIRAEQAINEIIVKSGKDKSNPINLTPYFYPRSTSTKIDQHIFGIPSYADIASAAFTRVPAAYKNKTACEHYVALAKEYFLQ from the coding sequence ATGGACTCTACCAAGCTTAAACAAGCACTTATTAATCTTCCAAATGCAGCACCAGAGCCAATCGTTTGTAGCGTATTTATTATTCCACAATTACTAGAAGCACTAGGTTTTAGCTCAATGGAAACTGTTCCACAGTTTGCTACTGGGAATAGCAGTGATTCTGTTGATTATGCTGTTCGCAAAAATGTTGACAACGACATTTTTGTAAACACTCAATTAAATCCCTACTTGTTACTAGAGGCAAAAGGAAGAAATATTAACCTCAGTCCAAATTCAGCACAATATAAGGCAGCAGTTCATCAAATTAAACGCTATTTACTCGCCCCAAAATCTAAATCTGCTCAATGGGGAATTATTACCAATGGTAATCATATTCAGCTTTTTAGAAAACACGGCAAGGTGATTCATCCTGCATCCACATGCTTGGAAGTTACTCCAGATAACGTAGATAAGATTGTTTCAGCAATTAAACAGAAAATAGATGAGTCACAAAGAGCTTTGACTGTAGCAGTTTATAACAACAAAGGTGGCGTAGGTAAGACTACAACCACAGTTAATTTAGCCGCAACATTGGCACGTTTAGGAAAGCGAACGCTGATTATAGACTTTGATCCTAACCAACAAGACTTAACAAATTCACTAGGTCTCAAGCCCAAAGGAGATACTATATATTCATGGTTGGTTAATAAGAATAATACACCATCTAATGAATTAATCGAGCAATGTAAATTTTCACCAAAGTCAGGTGTTGTATGGCAGTTTGACATCATTACTAGTGATGAAAAACTTAAATATTCAGAAGAACATGAATTGCGTCGAATGATCAGCCCTGTCAGATTACGACAAGCATTAGAGGCATTTAAATCGAAGTATGATTATATATTAATTGATTCTCCACCAAACTGGCGATTTTTTAGCCGGAGTGCGATTTGTGCAGCAGATGTGGTTTTGATTCCCACCAAGCATAATAGTATTTTTTCTTTAGAAAATGCGGTGTCTGTAATTAAAAATTTCGTTCCGGAAATTCAGAGTCAAAGGAAAGATGGTGGTCCGATTGCCCTACCTATCTTTTTTAATGGTGAGTCGATTACAGATGCTGCAAAAATTCGTGCAGAACAGGCAATAAACGAAATTATAGTCAAATCTGGTAAGGATAAATCTAATCCGATTAATTTAACACCATATTTTTATCCGAGATCGACTTCAACCAAGATAGATCAACACATTTTTGGTATACCCAGTTACGCTGATATCGCATCTGCGGCTTTTACTCGTGTACCTGCTGCTTATAAAAATAAGACAGCCTGCGAGCATTATGTAGCATTAGCGAAAGAATACTTTTTACAATAG
- the rpmI gene encoding 50S ribosomal protein L35 → MPKLKTRKAAAKRFRATGTGKIARRKAFKSHLLEHKSANKKRDMSQMALVNECDVPNVRGMLPYL, encoded by the coding sequence ATGCCTAAACTTAAGACTCGCAAAGCTGCTGCGAAGCGTTTCCGCGCCACTGGTACTGGAAAAATCGCTCGTCGTAAAGCTTTCAAAAGTCATCTTCTCGAACACAAATCCGCTAACAAGAAGCGCGATATGTCACAGATGGCACTGGTAAATGAGTGTGACGTGCCAAACGTGCGCGGAATGCTGCCTTATTTGTAA
- a CDS encoding tetratricopeptide repeat protein — MQSRYYLYLAVSTLTLGISSLLYQGLSQPGKKIPTPQIAAQQAEKLTPEQLTQVEVDEEIRDKLRTNPEWMEIAAAIRQDIMILKWGKGKPQNPVWKKYGAKAYPLLDYYTRSKDAVRQEYAVLGIRSLGKPYTTLWLTRQIQRKLTTPDIGLVTTSLKNLTDGTYDDKNEKAWQKEFGLDEKATRDRLIKLAQQNLQPEPSTLEYRNYYQFNESEFNKDFLAAVLGYDKVYPSPPENTESPLNLPEWSKFERLTKPNSSQIKSAITYYRNLPVTTQERLLVERLGQVKAGKISPIGKAVLQSEANDPKSKDQVWAIAELERHGDTQGIKQLQQIINGDLSQIHPLTRVTGYESHTIRNTHAYYLLINIAQKYPQSKFIKGCHEYGDLIGASYFDHAERPKAIRERNAKKTAAQHSQDWQQWLSKYPNHPGADDATYHLARSLQNTNDVMGAMRLWNKLMTQSVGDGDAIYLAYPYVRSLLDVGLTNEQLETLITEPAIKPMVPLLQYALSVRYARGQNYAKALETSAKLDLTKMSNNVLGSYYNYNPYWWAGKSNSPVIEVQKQMQTMLTEQRQRWQNLLKLQQENTPDSQYRLASNWAGAGGWKNGYMAIWDGFRAWHVPFEDCGTWWVCNMKIRDSKLVRSLYQDSSQNAVGISQYQKLLANPRITPQLKEKTLYMVASTLLWQWENHPKGETLRIHPPAGVPGKPQNFFFDVDYSYTGDLQDPYKQIQQNYQSRVDQIISELKIRFPQSKYIDDLLFSSYYLSGKPEHLQQIVQFYPTSDRVGEAKFLLENRSK; from the coding sequence ATGCAGTCGCGTTATTACTTATATTTAGCAGTTAGCACCCTGACATTGGGAATATCTAGTTTGTTATATCAGGGACTATCTCAACCTGGGAAAAAAATTCCCACTCCGCAAATAGCAGCGCAGCAAGCAGAAAAACTAACTCCAGAACAACTAACGCAAGTTGAAGTCGATGAAGAAATTCGGGATAAGTTGCGAACTAATCCTGAATGGATGGAGATTGCCGCAGCTATTCGTCAAGATATTATGATTCTGAAATGGGGAAAGGGTAAACCCCAAAACCCAGTTTGGAAGAAATATGGAGCAAAAGCTTATCCCCTACTGGACTATTACACCCGTTCCAAAGATGCTGTGCGTCAAGAATACGCAGTGCTGGGGATTCGCAGTTTGGGGAAACCTTACACAACTTTATGGTTAACTCGTCAGATTCAAAGAAAACTAACTACACCAGACATTGGTTTGGTGACAACCAGTCTGAAAAACCTAACTGATGGCACCTATGATGATAAAAATGAAAAAGCTTGGCAGAAAGAGTTTGGTTTAGACGAAAAAGCAACACGCGATCGCTTAATTAAACTAGCCCAACAAAATCTGCAACCAGAACCGTCTACCTTAGAGTATCGCAATTATTACCAGTTTAATGAGTCTGAGTTCAACAAAGATTTTTTAGCAGCGGTTTTAGGTTATGACAAAGTATATCCTTCGCCACCAGAAAACACAGAATCACCGCTAAATTTACCTGAATGGTCTAAATTTGAGCGTTTGACAAAACCTAACTCTAGTCAAATCAAAAGTGCAATAACTTACTACCGCAATCTGCCAGTAACAACCCAGGAACGCTTACTGGTAGAACGTTTAGGACAAGTTAAAGCGGGGAAAATTTCCCCCATTGGCAAGGCTGTTTTGCAATCTGAAGCCAATGATCCCAAATCAAAGGATCAAGTTTGGGCAATAGCAGAACTGGAACGTCACGGAGATACCCAAGGTATAAAACAATTACAACAAATAATTAACGGCGACCTCAGCCAAATCCATCCCCTCACCCGCGTTACTGGTTACGAAAGCCATACTATCAGAAATACTCACGCTTACTATCTCCTAATTAACATTGCTCAGAAATACCCACAATCTAAATTTATCAAGGGATGCCACGAGTACGGAGATTTAATAGGTGCATCTTACTTTGATCACGCTGAACGTCCTAAAGCCATCCGAGAGCGCAACGCCAAGAAAACAGCCGCCCAACATAGTCAAGATTGGCAACAGTGGCTCAGTAAATATCCCAATCATCCAGGTGCTGATGATGCCACCTATCATTTAGCTCGAAGTTTGCAGAATACCAATGATGTCATGGGAGCAATGCGGTTGTGGAATAAATTGATGACTCAATCTGTGGGTGATGGAGATGCAATATATCTAGCTTATCCCTATGTGCGATCGCTACTTGATGTCGGCTTAACAAATGAGCAACTGGAAACCCTAATAACGGAACCAGCAATCAAACCTATGGTTCCTTTATTGCAGTATGCTCTATCTGTGCGGTATGCCAGAGGTCAAAATTATGCCAAAGCCTTAGAAACTTCGGCAAAATTAGACTTGACAAAAATGTCTAATAATGTTTTAGGTAGTTATTATAACTACAATCCTTACTGGTGGGCTGGTAAATCGAACTCTCCAGTGATTGAAGTTCAAAAGCAAATGCAAACCATGCTGACAGAACAGCGGCAACGCTGGCAAAATCTGCTAAAACTGCAACAGGAAAACACCCCCGATTCCCAATACCGTTTAGCTTCAAATTGGGCAGGTGCAGGTGGTTGGAAAAACGGCTACATGGCAATTTGGGATGGTTTTCGAGCTTGGCATGTTCCTTTTGAAGATTGTGGAACTTGGTGGGTTTGTAACATGAAAATAAGGGATTCTAAGTTAGTGCGATCGCTCTATCAAGATTCTAGCCAAAATGCCGTAGGCATATCTCAATATCAAAAATTGCTAGCGAATCCCCGCATTACACCACAGTTGAAGGAAAAAACCCTGTATATGGTGGCATCCACATTGCTATGGCAATGGGAAAATCATCCCAAGGGTGAAACTCTCCGCATCCATCCCCCTGCTGGTGTTCCAGGGAAACCGCAAAATTTCTTCTTTGATGTTGATTACTCCTATACTGGAGATCTTCAAGATCCTTACAAGCAGATACAGCAAAATTATCAAAGCCGTGTAGATCAAATCATCAGCGAATTAAAAATCAGATTTCCTCAGAGCAAATATATAGATGATTTGTTATTTTCTAGCTATTACCTGAGCGGGAAACCAGAACATTTACAACAAATTGTACAGTTCTATCCCACAAGCGATCGCGTTGGTGAAGCAAAGTTTCTTTTGGAAAACCGCTCAAAATAA